One stretch of Pseudomonas azotoformans DNA includes these proteins:
- a CDS encoding response regulator codes for MRVLLVEDHLQLAESVAQALKSTGLTVDVLHDGVAADLALSSEEYAAAILDVGLPRMDGFEVLARLRARGKNLPVLMLTARSDVKDRVHGLNLGADDYLAKPFELTELEARVKALLRRSVLGGERQQACGVLVYDLDTRRFTVGGELMTLTSREQAVLEALIARPGRVMSKEQLASQVFGLDEEASPDAIEIYVHRLRKKLDGQPIAIVTFRGLGYLLEARDA; via the coding sequence ATGCGTGTCCTGCTGGTTGAAGACCATCTGCAACTCGCCGAAAGTGTCGCGCAAGCGCTCAAGAGCACGGGTTTGACCGTTGACGTGCTGCACGACGGCGTGGCGGCGGACCTGGCCCTGAGCAGCGAGGAGTACGCGGCGGCGATCCTCGATGTGGGGCTGCCGCGCATGGACGGTTTCGAGGTGCTTGCACGCCTGCGTGCCCGTGGGAAAAATCTGCCGGTGCTGATGCTCACGGCACGCAGCGATGTGAAAGACCGCGTGCACGGCCTCAACCTGGGGGCGGACGACTACCTCGCCAAACCGTTCGAACTGACGGAGTTGGAGGCGCGGGTCAAGGCGCTGCTGCGCCGCAGCGTGTTGGGTGGTGAGCGTCAGCAGGCCTGCGGCGTGCTGGTGTACGACCTCGATACGCGGCGTTTCACGGTCGGGGGAGAGTTGATGACGCTCACCTCCCGCGAGCAAGCCGTGCTTGAGGCGCTGATTGCCCGTCCGGGCCGGGTGATGAGCAAGGAGCAACTGGCTTCCCAGGTGTTCGGCCTGGACGAAGAGGCCAGCCCCGACGCCATCGAAATCTACGTGCACCGCCTGCGCAAGAAACTCGACGGCCAGCCTATCGCCATCGTCACCTTCCGCGGCCTCGGCTATTTGCTGGAAGCCCGCGATGCATAA
- a CDS encoding sensor histidine kinase — MHKPSSLRWRLLWNLALLLVLLMLASGMSAYWNGREAADTAYDRTLLASARTIAAGLTQVDGTLSANVPYVALDTFAYDSAGRIYYQVNDIDQKLISGYEHLPGPPPGTPRTDDYPALARFYDAVYQGQPVRVVSLLKAVSEPNMNGMAEIRVAETDEARVSMARSLMADTLLRLGMLAVGALLLVWFAVSAALRPLERLRTAVEERQPDDLRPLPLVEVQHEFGPLVRSLNHFTERLRGQFERQAQFIADAAHELRTPLAALKARLELGLRAEDPATWRSTLETAAQGTDRLTHLANQLLSLARIENGARAIAEGGAQLLDLSQLARELGMAMAPLAHARGVALALEADEPVWLRGEPTLLNELLSNLVDNALAHTPPGGNVILRVTAPAVLEVEDDGPGIPLYERDRVFERFYRLSQQGMGSGLGLAIVGEICRAHLAQISLHDGEQAGLKVRVSFIAG, encoded by the coding sequence ATGCATAAGCCCAGCAGCCTACGCTGGCGCCTGTTGTGGAACCTGGCGCTGTTGCTGGTGCTGTTGATGCTGGCCAGTGGCATGAGCGCCTACTGGAACGGCCGCGAGGCCGCCGATACCGCCTACGACCGCACGCTGCTGGCCTCGGCGCGTACCATCGCCGCCGGCTTGACCCAGGTGGATGGCACCCTGAGCGCCAATGTGCCGTATGTGGCGCTGGACACCTTTGCCTACGACAGTGCGGGGCGGATTTACTACCAGGTCAATGACATCGACCAGAAACTGATCTCCGGCTACGAGCACCTTCCCGGCCCACCGCCGGGTACGCCGCGTACCGATGATTATCCGGCGCTGGCACGCTTCTATGACGCGGTGTACCAAGGACAGCCGGTGCGGGTGGTCAGCTTGCTCAAGGCCGTTTCCGAACCGAACATGAACGGCATGGCCGAAATCCGCGTCGCCGAAACCGATGAAGCACGCGTGAGCATGGCCCGCAGCCTGATGGCCGACACCCTGCTGCGCCTGGGCATGCTCGCCGTGGGCGCGTTGTTGCTGGTGTGGTTTGCCGTGAGTGCGGCGTTGCGCCCACTGGAGCGTTTGCGTACGGCAGTGGAAGAGCGCCAGCCTGACGACCTGCGGCCATTGCCCCTGGTGGAAGTGCAGCATGAGTTTGGCCCATTGGTGCGTTCCCTCAACCACTTTACCGAACGCCTGCGCGGCCAGTTCGAGCGCCAGGCGCAGTTTATTGCCGATGCGGCCCATGAGTTGCGTACGCCACTGGCCGCGCTCAAGGCCCGGCTGGAGCTGGGCTTGCGCGCCGAGGACCCCGCCACCTGGCGCAGTACCCTCGAAACCGCCGCCCAGGGCACTGACCGCCTGACCCACCTGGCCAATCAACTGCTGTCCCTGGCGCGCATCGAAAATGGTGCTCGCGCCATTGCCGAAGGCGGAGCGCAGTTGCTCGACCTCAGCCAGTTGGCCCGTGAGCTGGGCATGGCCATGGCGCCGCTGGCCCACGCACGCGGCGTGGCATTGGCGCTGGAAGCCGATGAGCCGGTGTGGCTGCGCGGGGAGCCAACCCTGTTGAATGAGTTGCTGAGCAACCTGGTGGACAACGCCCTGGCGCACACGCCACCGGGTGGCAATGTGATCCTTCGGGTCACGGCACCGGCCGTGCTGGAAGTGGAAGATGATGGGCCGGGAATCCCGCTGTATGAGCGGGACCGGGTGTTCGAGCGTTTCTACCGGCTCAGCCAGCAGGGTATGGGCTCGGGCCTGGGGCTGGCGATCGTCGGCGAAATCTGCCGGGCGCACCTGGCGCAGATCAGCCTGCACGATGGCGAGCAGGCCGGGCTGAAAGTGCGGGTGAGTTTTATCGCGGGTTGA
- the rpoE gene encoding RNA polymerase sigma factor RpoE gives MLTQEEDQQLVERVQRGDKRAFDLLVLKYQHKILGLIVRFVHDTHEAQDVAQEAFIKAYRALGNFRGDSAFYTWLYRIAINTAKNYLVSRGRRPPDSDVSSEDAEFYDGDHGLKDLESPERALLRDEIEGTVHRTIQQLPEDLRTALTLREFDGLSYEDIASVMQCPVGTVRSRIFRAREAIDKALQPLLQEN, from the coding sequence ATGCTAACCCAGGAAGAGGATCAGCAGCTGGTCGAGCGCGTTCAACGCGGCGACAAGCGAGCTTTTGATCTGCTAGTGCTGAAATACCAGCACAAAATTCTCGGGTTGATCGTGCGGTTTGTGCACGACACCCATGAAGCGCAGGACGTTGCACAGGAAGCCTTTATCAAGGCGTACCGTGCACTTGGTAACTTTCGCGGTGATAGTGCGTTTTACACGTGGCTATACCGAATCGCCATCAACACGGCGAAGAACTATCTGGTGTCTCGCGGGCGCCGCCCACCGGATAGCGATGTAAGTTCAGAAGATGCGGAATTTTACGATGGTGATCACGGCCTCAAGGATCTCGAGTCGCCGGAGCGTGCATTGCTGCGCGACGAGATCGAAGGCACCGTTCATCGCACAATTCAGCAACTGCCAGAAGATTTGCGTACGGCGTTAACTTTACGTGAATTTGATGGTCTGAGTTACGAAGACATTGCGAGCGTCATGCAGTGTCCGGTGGGGACTGTAAGGTCACGGATTTTCCGGGCCCGGGAAGCCATCGATAAAGCCTTGCAACCGTTGTTGCAGGAAAACTAA
- the nadB gene encoding L-aspartate oxidase: protein MSQQFQHDVLVIGSGAAGLSLALTLPSHLRIAVLSKGDLANGSTFWAQGGVAAVLDDTDTVQSHVEDTLNAGGGLCNEEAVRFTVEHSREAIQWLIDQGVPFTRDEHAGSDDGGFEFHLTREGGHSHRRIIHAADATGAAIFRTLLDQARQRPNIELMEQRVAVDLITEKRLGLDGERCLGAYVLNRGSGEVDTYGARFTILASGGAAKVYLYTSNPDGACGDGIAMAWRSGCRVANLEFNQFHPTCLYHPQAKSFLITEALRGEGAHLKLPNGERFMQRFDPRAELAPRDIVARAIDHEMKRLGIDCVYLDISHKPEAFIKTHFPTVYERCLTFNIDITKGPIPVVPAAHYTCGGVMVDQHGRTDVPGLYAIGETSFTGLHGANRMASNSLLECFVYARSAAADILEQLPRIPVPAALPRWDASQVTDSDEDVIIAHNWDELRRFMWDYVGIVRTNKRLQRAQHRVRLLLDEIDEFYSNYKVSRDLIELRNLAQVAELMIRSAMERKESRGLHYTLDYPQMLPEARDTILVPTTYGG, encoded by the coding sequence ATGAGCCAACAGTTTCAACACGATGTCCTGGTGATCGGCAGCGGCGCGGCCGGTTTGAGCCTTGCGCTGACCCTCCCCAGCCACCTGCGCATTGCGGTACTGAGCAAAGGCGACCTGGCCAACGGCTCGACATTCTGGGCCCAGGGCGGTGTCGCTGCCGTGCTGGACGACACCGATACGGTGCAATCCCATGTCGAAGACACCCTGAACGCCGGCGGCGGCCTGTGCAATGAAGAAGCGGTGCGTTTCACCGTCGAGCATAGCCGCGAGGCCATCCAATGGCTGATAGACCAGGGCGTCCCCTTTACCCGCGATGAACACGCAGGCAGCGACGACGGCGGCTTCGAGTTCCACCTGACTCGCGAAGGCGGCCACAGCCACCGTCGCATCATCCACGCCGCCGACGCCACCGGCGCTGCTATTTTCAGGACACTCCTCGACCAGGCGCGCCAACGCCCCAACATCGAATTGATGGAGCAACGCGTCGCCGTCGACCTGATCACCGAAAAACGCCTGGGCCTGGACGGCGAGCGCTGCCTCGGCGCCTACGTGCTCAACCGGGGCAGCGGCGAAGTCGACACCTACGGCGCACGCTTCACCATCCTCGCCTCTGGCGGCGCGGCCAAGGTCTACCTCTATACCAGTAACCCTGACGGTGCCTGCGGTGACGGCATCGCCATGGCCTGGCGTTCGGGCTGCCGGGTGGCCAACCTAGAATTCAACCAGTTCCACCCCACCTGCCTGTATCACCCACAGGCCAAGAGTTTCCTGATCACCGAAGCCCTGCGTGGCGAAGGCGCCCACCTGAAACTGCCCAATGGCGAACGTTTCATGCAGCGCTTCGACCCGCGCGCCGAACTGGCTCCGCGCGACATCGTCGCCCGCGCTATCGACCATGAGATGAAGCGCCTGGGTATCGACTGCGTGTATCTCGACATCAGCCACAAACCCGAAGCCTTCATCAAGACCCACTTCCCCACCGTCTACGAGCGCTGCCTGACGTTCAACATCGACATCACCAAAGGCCCGATCCCGGTGGTGCCGGCCGCGCACTACACCTGCGGCGGCGTGATGGTCGACCAGCACGGTCGCACCGACGTGCCCGGCCTGTACGCGATTGGCGAAACCAGCTTCACCGGCCTGCACGGTGCCAACCGCATGGCCAGCAACTCGCTGCTCGAATGCTTCGTCTATGCGCGCTCTGCAGCGGCGGACATCCTTGAACAACTGCCGCGCATTCCGGTGCCGGCCGCCCTGCCCCGCTGGGATGCCAGCCAGGTGACCGACTCGGACGAAGACGTGATCATCGCGCACAACTGGGACGAGCTGCGCCGTTTCATGTGGGACTACGTAGGGATCGTGCGCACCAACAAGCGCCTGCAACGGGCGCAACATCGCGTACGGCTGCTGCTGGACGAGATCGACGAGTTCTACAGCAACTACAAAGTCAGCCGCGACCTGATCGAGCTGCGCAACCTGGCCCAGGTCGCCGAACTGATGATCCGCTCGGCCATGGAGCGCAAGGAGAGCCGTGGCCTGCATTACACCCTCGACTATCCGCAGATGCTGCCCGAGGCCCGCGACACTATTCTGGTGCCAACCACCTACGGCGGCTGA
- a CDS encoding DegQ family serine endoprotease: protein MSIPRLKSYLSIVATVLVLGQALPAQAVELPDFTQLVEQASPAVVNISTTQKLPDRKVSNQQMPDLEGLPPMLREFFERGMPQQRAPRGGGGGQREAQSLGSGFIISPDGYILTNNHVIADADEILVRLADRSELKAKLVGTDPRSDVALLKIEGKDLPVLKLGKSQDLKAGQWVVAIGSPFGFDHTVTQGIVSAIGRSLPNENYVPFIQTDVPINPGNSGGPLFNLAGEVVGINSQIYTRSGGFMGVSFAIPIDVAMDVSNQLKSGGKVSRGWLGVVIQEVNKDLAESFGLDKPAGALVAQIQDDGPAAKGGLQVGDVILSMNGQPVVMSADLPHLVGALKAGSKAKLEVIREGKRQTVELTVGAIPEEGATLDALGNTKPGAERSSNRLGIAVAELTAEQKKSFDLKSGVVIKEVQDGPAALIGLQPGDVITHLNNQAIETTKQFTDIAKALPKNRSVSMRVLRQGRASFITFKLAE from the coding sequence ATGTCGATACCACGTTTGAAGTCTTACCTATCCATAGTCGCCACGGTGTTGGTGCTGGGTCAGGCGTTGCCTGCGCAAGCAGTCGAGCTGCCTGACTTCACCCAATTGGTCGAGCAAGCCTCACCTGCCGTGGTGAACATCAGTACCACGCAAAAACTGCCGGATCGCAAAGTCTCCAACCAGCAGATGCCGGACCTGGAAGGCCTGCCGCCAATGCTGCGCGAGTTCTTTGAGCGCGGCATGCCGCAACAGCGCGCACCCCGTGGCGGTGGTGGGGGGCAGCGAGAGGCTCAGTCCCTGGGCTCGGGTTTCATCATTTCGCCAGACGGTTACATCCTTACCAACAACCACGTGATTGCCGACGCTGACGAGATTCTCGTGCGCCTGGCCGATCGCAGTGAGCTTAAGGCCAAGCTTGTCGGTACCGATCCACGGTCCGATGTGGCCTTGCTGAAAATTGAGGGCAAGGACCTGCCCGTGTTGAAGCTGGGCAAATCCCAGGACCTGAAAGCCGGGCAGTGGGTAGTTGCCATCGGTTCGCCGTTTGGTTTTGACCATACCGTGACCCAAGGCATCGTCAGCGCCATTGGCCGCAGCCTTCCGAACGAAAACTACGTGCCGTTCATCCAGACCGACGTGCCGATCAACCCGGGCAACTCCGGTGGTCCGCTGTTCAACCTGGCGGGCGAAGTCGTGGGGATCAACTCGCAGATCTATACCCGTTCCGGTGGTTTCATGGGCGTATCGTTCGCGATCCCGATCGACGTGGCCATGGACGTTTCCAATCAGCTGAAAAGCGGTGGCAAGGTCAGCCGTGGTTGGTTGGGCGTAGTAATTCAGGAAGTGAACAAAGACTTGGCTGAATCCTTCGGTCTCGACAAGCCGGCCGGTGCGCTGGTCGCACAGATCCAGGATGACGGCCCGGCTGCTAAAGGCGGCCTGCAAGTTGGCGACGTGATCCTGAGCATGAACGGCCAGCCGGTCGTCATGTCCGCCGACTTGCCGCACCTGGTAGGTGCGCTCAAGGCGGGTAGCAAAGCCAAGCTGGAAGTGATCCGCGAAGGCAAGCGCCAGACTGTTGAACTGACCGTGGGCGCAATCCCTGAAGAAGGCGCCACCCTGGATGCCCTTGGCAACACCAAGCCGGGCGCCGAGCGCAGCAGCAACCGCCTGGGTATCGCCGTAGCCGAGCTGACCGCTGAGCAGAAAAAGAGCTTCGATCTCAAGAGCGGCGTCGTGATCAAGGAAGTGCAGGACGGTCCTGCTGCCCTGATCGGCCTGCAGCCAGGTGATGTCATCACCCACCTGAACAATCAGGCGATCGAGACCACCAAGCAGTTCACTGACATCGCCAAGGCGTTGCCGAAGAACCGCTCGGTCTCGATGCGTGTGTTGCGTCAGGGCCGCGCCAGCTTCATTACCTTCAAACTGGCTGAGTAA
- a CDS encoding HDOD domain-containing protein: protein MNKLAEKVQQALVRAIDNDDLVLPTLPEVALNIRQAAEDPEISISHLSKVIGRDTALSARLIKVVNSPLLRATQEVTDLHTAITRLGTNYSSNLAIGLVMEQIFHARSDVVEQKMRDVWRRSLEVAGVSYALCRSHTQLKPDQAALGGLVHQIGVLPILTYAEDHYELLADPVSLNHVIESIHPLLGDKLLGGWDFPEMLAKLPGQYLDLERDSPSLDYIDLVQVAVLYCHRGTDHPLASVPVSSLPAIRKLRVDPYSDALRAELDEARSMFY from the coding sequence ATGAACAAGCTGGCGGAAAAAGTCCAACAGGCTTTGGTGAGGGCCATCGATAACGATGACCTGGTTCTGCCGACATTGCCGGAAGTGGCCCTGAATATTCGTCAGGCCGCAGAAGACCCGGAAATCAGCATCAGCCACTTGAGCAAAGTGATCGGTCGCGACACCGCACTGTCGGCGCGCCTGATCAAAGTGGTCAACAGCCCGTTGTTGCGTGCGACCCAGGAAGTCACCGACCTGCACACCGCCATCACCCGGTTGGGCACCAACTACAGCAGCAACCTGGCGATCGGCCTGGTCATGGAGCAGATCTTCCACGCGCGTTCCGACGTGGTCGAACAAAAGATGCGTGATGTGTGGCGCCGCAGCCTGGAGGTCGCGGGTGTGAGTTATGCCCTGTGCCGCAGCCACACCCAACTCAAGCCGGACCAGGCGGCCCTCGGCGGCCTGGTGCACCAGATCGGTGTGCTGCCAATCCTGACCTACGCCGAAGACCACTACGAGCTGCTCGCCGACCCGGTCAGCCTCAACCACGTCATCGAGAGCATCCACCCACTGCTGGGCGACAAACTGCTAGGCGGCTGGGACTTTCCGGAAATGCTGGCGAAACTGCCAGGCCAATACCTGGACCTGGAACGCGACTCGCCCAGTCTCGACTACATCGACCTGGTGCAGGTCGCCGTGCTGTATTGCCATCGAGGTACCGATCATCCCTTGGCCAGCGTTCCCGTCTCCAGCTTGCCGGCCATCAGGAAACTGCGGGTCGACCCTTACAGCGACGCCTTGCGCGCCGAGCTGGATGAAGCCCGCTCGATGTTCTATTGA
- a CDS encoding MucB/RseB C-terminal domain-containing protein, giving the protein MRAIPLLTLLLSGWFALPAHADEAQDWLTRLGRAEQQQSFQGTFVYERNGSFSTHDIWHRVQDGQVRERLLQLDGSAQEVVRLDGRTQCVSGTLVAGIGNSRDAPSRALDPQKLNQFYELAVIGKSRVAGRNAVIVSITPRDQYRYGFELHLDRETALPLKSLLLNDQGQLLERFQFTRLNTSVVPDDRDLQPSSECTPIAAANREALEVQSTETWHLEWLPPGFQLTNTSARKDANTKSIVDSLMYEDGLARFSVFLEPISDASVTETRTQLGPTVAVSRRLNTVDGEMMVTVVGEIPIGTAERIALSVRGEKKPAAQP; this is encoded by the coding sequence ATGCGAGCCATACCGCTCCTTACGCTTTTGCTCAGTGGTTGGTTTGCACTCCCCGCCCACGCCGATGAAGCCCAAGACTGGCTGACTCGACTTGGGCGTGCAGAGCAACAGCAAAGCTTTCAAGGTACGTTCGTTTATGAACGTAACGGCAGTTTTTCCACCCATGACATCTGGCATCGTGTCCAAGATGGTCAGGTCCGTGAGCGGCTCTTGCAGCTCGATGGCTCTGCCCAGGAAGTCGTGCGGTTGGATGGCCGGACACAATGCGTCAGCGGCACCCTCGTCGCAGGCATTGGCAATTCTCGTGATGCACCGTCACGTGCGCTCGATCCGCAAAAACTCAATCAATTCTACGAATTGGCCGTCATTGGCAAATCGCGCGTGGCCGGTCGAAATGCGGTCATCGTATCGATCACGCCGCGTGACCAGTACCGTTATGGTTTTGAACTGCACCTGGATAGGGAGACCGCGCTGCCGCTCAAGTCCTTGCTGCTGAATGATCAAGGACAACTATTGGAGCGCTTCCAGTTCACGCGACTGAACACATCTGTCGTGCCTGACGATCGCGATCTGCAGCCCAGCAGCGAATGCACACCTATCGCCGCCGCCAATCGCGAAGCACTGGAGGTGCAATCTACCGAGACTTGGCATCTGGAATGGTTGCCACCGGGTTTCCAACTGACCAATACCAGTGCCCGCAAAGACGCCAACACCAAATCGATCGTCGACAGCCTGATGTATGAAGACGGGCTGGCGCGTTTCTCGGTGTTTCTGGAGCCCATCAGCGATGCGAGTGTTACGGAAACCCGCACTCAGCTGGGCCCTACGGTTGCCGTTTCGCGTCGCCTGAATACGGTGGACGGCGAAATGATGGTGACGGTGGTGGGTGAAATACCCATCGGCACCGCAGAGCGCATCGCGCTATCGGTACGCGGTGAAAAAAAGCCGGCCGCCCAACCGTGA
- a CDS encoding protein YgfX, which translates to MSSPSNSFECCWQASRLLLAAYLLAQLFALGALMFVQLPFASLGMLACLAHAAWVLPRAVLLTHRSSICGLRRDADGWQLWSAARGWHSVQLRPDSLALPLIVVLRYRVQGERRVRSVCVPRDAQAADVHRRLRVRLKFSRRRWLAPE; encoded by the coding sequence GTGTCCAGCCCAAGTAACAGCTTTGAATGCTGCTGGCAGGCCTCACGGCTGTTGCTGGCGGCGTATCTCCTTGCCCAGCTGTTTGCGCTGGGCGCCTTGATGTTCGTGCAACTTCCTTTTGCGAGCCTTGGCATGCTGGCGTGCCTGGCGCACGCCGCCTGGGTTTTGCCGCGCGCTGTCCTGTTGACTCACCGTTCGTCGATTTGTGGCCTGCGCCGCGATGCAGACGGTTGGCAGCTGTGGAGTGCTGCGCGGGGCTGGCACAGCGTGCAGTTGCGTCCCGACAGCCTGGCGTTGCCGTTGATCGTGGTGCTGCGTTATCGGGTGCAGGGCGAACGGCGGGTACGTTCGGTCTGTGTGCCGAGGGATGCGCAGGCCGCCGATGTGCACCGGCGCCTGCGCGTACGCCTGAAGTTCAGCCGCCGTAGGTGGTTGGCACCAGAATAG
- a CDS encoding FAD assembly factor SdhE — MVEDVEINRLYWHSRRGMLELDVLLVPFTKEVYATLNQVDRDLYVRLLTCEDQDMFGWFMERAESEDPELQRMVRMILDRVQPK, encoded by the coding sequence ATGGTCGAAGATGTAGAAATCAATCGCCTCTACTGGCACAGCCGTCGCGGCATGCTGGAGTTGGATGTGTTGCTGGTGCCTTTCACCAAGGAGGTCTACGCGACGCTCAATCAAGTGGATCGCGACCTCTATGTCCGCCTGCTGACGTGCGAAGACCAGGACATGTTCGGCTGGTTCATGGAACGCGCCGAATCGGAAGACCCGGAGCTGCAGCGCATGGTCCGGATGATCCTGGATCGTGTCCAGCCCAAGTAA
- the ygfZ gene encoding CAF17-like 4Fe-4S cluster assembly/insertion protein YgfZ codes for MADSAFFCPLSHEGVLAVRGADAAKFLQGQLTCNLNYLSDTQASLGARCTQKGRMQSSFRILLQGDGVLMAMASELLEPQLADLKKYAVFSKSKLTDESAAWVRFGLVNADQALTSLGLELPTETDSVARTDTLIAVRVSPGRAELWVTAEQADAIRDQLTATLEQAHLNEWLLGQIRAGIGQVMPQTRELFIPQMLNLQAVGGVSFKKGCYTGQEIVARMQYLGKLKRRLYRLSLNAPEMPEPGTPLFSPSHNSSIGEVVIAAKADQSVELLAVLQAEAAESGDVHLGTLEGPGLRLLDLPYTLDRDREIQR; via the coding sequence ATGGCTGACTCTGCTTTCTTCTGCCCCCTGTCCCACGAAGGCGTTCTCGCCGTCCGCGGCGCCGACGCTGCCAAATTCCTTCAGGGCCAACTGACCTGCAACCTCAATTACCTGAGCGACACCCAGGCCAGCCTGGGCGCGCGCTGCACGCAAAAAGGGCGCATGCAGTCGAGTTTCCGCATCCTGTTGCAAGGTGATGGCGTGTTAATGGCCATGGCCAGCGAGCTGCTGGAGCCGCAACTGGCCGACCTGAAAAAATACGCCGTGTTCTCCAAATCCAAACTCACCGACGAAAGTGCCGCCTGGGTCCGCTTCGGCCTGGTGAACGCGGACCAAGCCCTGACCAGCCTTGGCCTTGAGCTACCGACAGAGACCGACAGCGTTGCCCGCACCGACACCTTGATCGCCGTTCGCGTTTCCCCTGGCCGTGCCGAACTCTGGGTGACGGCCGAGCAAGCCGACGCCATACGTGATCAATTGACCGCAACCCTTGAACAAGCCCACCTGAATGAATGGCTGCTGGGCCAGATCCGCGCTGGCATCGGCCAGGTCATGCCCCAGACCCGCGAGCTGTTCATCCCGCAAATGCTCAACCTGCAGGCCGTGGGCGGCGTCAGCTTCAAGAAAGGCTGTTACACCGGCCAGGAAATCGTCGCGCGCATGCAGTACCTGGGCAAACTCAAACGTCGCCTGTACCGTTTGAGCCTCAATGCGCCGGAAATGCCCGAGCCAGGAACTCCGCTGTTTTCTCCCAGCCATAACAGCTCGATCGGCGAAGTGGTCATCGCCGCAAAAGCTGACCAGAGCGTTGAACTTCTGGCCGTGTTGCAAGCCGAAGCTGCCGAGAGTGGCGATGTGCACCTGGGCACACTGGAAGGTCCAGGCTTGCGACTGCTCGACCTGCCTTACACCCTCGACCGCGATCGAGAGATCCAGCGTTAA
- a CDS encoding sigma-E factor negative regulatory protein: MSRDALQESLSAVMDNEADELELRRVLNAFDDAETRDTWSRYQVARAVMHKDLLIPRLDIAAAVSAALADEAVPAKAARGPWRSLGRLAVAASVTVAVLAGVRLYNQDEIAGAELAQQTQQPVMAGPQVKGPAVLAGYKESSDTTGPMANGVLQGQSGWQDQRLPGYLRQHAQESALKGTESALPYARAASLENR, encoded by the coding sequence ATGAGTCGTGATGCCCTGCAGGAATCGCTGTCCGCAGTGATGGATAACGAAGCGGATGAACTGGAACTTCGTCGAGTGCTCAACGCATTTGATGATGCCGAAACCCGTGATACCTGGTCTCGTTACCAAGTCGCTCGGGCGGTGATGCACAAGGATCTTCTAATCCCTCGTCTGGATATTGCTGCGGCCGTTTCTGCTGCGCTGGCTGATGAAGCCGTTCCGGCAAAAGCTGCTCGTGGTCCATGGCGTAGCCTGGGTCGCCTGGCAGTTGCTGCCTCGGTAACTGTTGCCGTGCTTGCTGGTGTTCGCCTGTACAACCAGGACGAAATCGCCGGTGCCGAACTGGCCCAACAGACTCAGCAACCGGTCATGGCCGGTCCGCAAGTCAAAGGCCCAGCGGTATTGGCCGGCTACAAGGAAAGCTCTGACACCACCGGCCCGATGGCCAACGGTGTACTGCAAGGGCAATCCGGCTGGCAAGACCAGCGTCTTCCAGGCTACCTGCGCCAACATGCACAGGAGTCGGCTCTGAAGGGCACTGAAAGCGCTCTGCCTTATGCTCGTGCAGCAAGCCTGGAAAACCGCTAA